Proteins encoded together in one Dasypus novemcinctus isolate mDasNov1 chromosome 9, mDasNov1.1.hap2, whole genome shotgun sequence window:
- the OLFML3 gene encoding olfactomedin-like protein 3, which translates to MGPSTPLLVWLLLSWLGRLQGQQHQLVEYMERRLAALEERLAQCQDQSSRHSAELRDFKNKMLPLLEVAEKEREALRTEADTISGRVDRLEREVDYLETQNPALPCVEVDEKVPGSPGTKGKGRRNEKYDMVTDCGYTISQVRSMKILKRFGGPAGLWTKDPLGPAERIYVLAGTQNDTALVFPKLRDFTLATAARKASRVRVPFPWVGTGQLVYGGFLYYARRPPGGPGAGHGSEDTLQLIKFHLANRTVVDSSVFPADGLIPPYGLTDDTYIDLAADEEGLWAVYATREDDRHLCLAKLDPQTLDTEQQWDTPCPRENAEAAFVICGTLYVVYNTRPASRARIQCSFDASGTLSPERAALSYFPRRYGAHASLRYNPRERQLYAWDDGYQIVYRLEMRRKEEEV; encoded by the exons ATGGGGCCCAGCACTCCTCTCCTGGTCTGGCTCCTTTTGTCGTGGTTGGGACGCCTTCAAGGACAGCAGCACCAACTGGTGGAGTACATGGAGCGCCGACTCGCCGCCCTGGAG GAACGGCTGGCCCAGTGCCAGGACCAGAGCAGCCGGCACTCGGCGGAGCTGCGGGACTTCAAGAACAAGATGCTgcccctgctggaggtggcggAGAAGGAGCGGGAGGCCCTCAGGACCGAGGCCGACACCATCTCGGGGCGAGTGGACCGGCTGGAGCGGGAGGTTGACTATCTGGAGACCCAGAACCCGGCTCTGCCCTGCGTCGAGGTGGACGAGAAGGTGCCCGGAAGCCCTGGGACCAAAGGCAAGGGCAGAAGAAACGAGAAGTACGACATGGTGACCG ACTGCGGCTATACCATCTCTCAGGTGAGGTCGATGAAGATCCTGAAGCGCTTCGGTGGCCCAGCCGGCCTGTGGACCAAGGACCCCCTGGGGCCGGCCGAGAGGATCTACGTGTTAGCCGGGACGCAGAACGACACGGCTCTCGTCTTCCCAAAGCTGCGCGACTTCACCCTGGCCACGGCCGCCCGGAAAGCCTCTCGGGTCCGCGTGCCCTTTCCCTGGGTGGGCACCGGGCAGCTGGTATACGGGGGCTTTCTCTATTACGCCCGGCGGCCTCCCGGAGGCCCCGGCGCGGGTCACGGGTCGGAGGACACTCTGCAGCTCATCAAATTCCACTTGGCCAACCGGACGGTGGTGGACAGCTCCGTGTTTCCAGCCGACGGGCTGATCCCGCCCTACGGGCTGACGGACGACACGTACATCGACCTGGCGGCCGACGAGGAGGGGCTCTGGGCCGTCTACGCCACCCGAGAGGACGACCGGCACCTGTGCCTGGCCAAGTTGGACCCCCAGACCCTGGACACGGAGCAGCAGTGGGACACGCCGTGCCCCCGCGAGAACGCCGAGGCCGCCTTCGTCATCTGCGGCACCCTGTACGTCGTCTACAACACCCGCCCCGCCAGCCGGGCCCGCATCCAGTGCTCCTTCGACGCCAGCGGCACCCTGAGCCCCGAGCGGGCGGCGCTCTCCTACTTCCCCCGCCGCTACGGGGCCCACGCCAGCCTGCGCTACAACCCCCGCGAACGGCAGCTCTATGCCTGGGACGACGGCTACCAGATCGTCTACAGGCTGGAGATGcggagaaaggaggaggaggttTGA